A genomic region of Nakamurella alba contains the following coding sequences:
- a CDS encoding MarR family winged helix-turn-helix transcriptional regulator, with amino-acid sequence MVSTGGGADPGGRGQDSPWLTEDELGVWLEVSAIALRLPALLEAQLQRDSDVGLYEYLVMSWLSMMSGRRARMGELAQVTEGSLSRLSNVVKRLEARGFVARSADPEDGRFTVAALTDAGWEKVVQAAPGHARAVKHYVVDPLTANEIRDVKEISAKIATRIRGVERTW; translated from the coding sequence ATGGTGTCGACCGGTGGCGGGGCCGATCCCGGGGGCAGGGGCCAGGATTCCCCGTGGCTCACCGAGGACGAACTCGGTGTCTGGCTGGAGGTCTCGGCGATCGCCCTGCGGCTGCCCGCCCTGCTGGAGGCCCAGCTGCAACGGGATTCCGACGTCGGGCTCTACGAATACCTGGTGATGTCCTGGCTGTCGATGATGTCCGGACGTCGGGCCCGCATGGGGGAGTTGGCCCAGGTGACCGAAGGGTCGCTGTCCCGCCTGTCCAACGTCGTGAAGCGTTTGGAGGCAAGGGGTTTCGTCGCACGATCGGCAGACCCGGAGGACGGGCGCTTCACCGTCGCCGCCCTCACCGACGCCGGCTGGGAGAAGGTCGTCCAGGCGGCTCCCGGTCACGCCCGCGCGGTCAAGCACTACGTGGTCGATCCCCTCACCGCCAACGAGATCCGCGACGTCAAGGAGATCAGCGCGAAGATCGCCACCCGCATCCGCGGCGTCGAACGCACCTGGTGA
- a CDS encoding FMN-dependent NADH-azoreductase: MTLFRLDASIRVEGSASREIADIVVDEWLAAHPGDTVETRHIGVDRLPADAWAHAVEAAYLPESDRTPEQRAAVALAAELVDELMAADAVVLAVPLYNFGVSQHIKNWIDLVITDPRAAAGGPPPLAGKKVVLCTVRGGAYGAGTPREGWDHSTGYLRRILADVWGADLTVVEREFTLVGVNPALDDFADLAASMHAEARSAAQEAGKALAVSA, translated from the coding sequence ATGACCCTGTTCCGCCTGGACGCCAGCATCCGCGTCGAGGGGTCCGCGAGCCGGGAGATCGCCGACATCGTCGTCGACGAATGGCTGGCCGCCCACCCGGGCGACACCGTCGAGACCCGGCACATCGGTGTCGACCGGCTGCCGGCCGATGCCTGGGCCCATGCGGTCGAGGCCGCGTACCTGCCGGAGTCCGACCGCACCCCGGAGCAGCGGGCAGCGGTCGCCCTGGCGGCGGAGCTGGTCGACGAGCTGATGGCCGCGGACGCCGTGGTGCTGGCCGTGCCGCTCTACAACTTCGGCGTCTCCCAGCACATCAAGAACTGGATCGACCTGGTCATCACCGATCCCCGGGCGGCCGCCGGCGGACCGCCGCCGCTGGCCGGCAAGAAGGTCGTGCTCTGCACCGTGCGCGGCGGCGCCTACGGCGCGGGGACCCCGCGGGAGGGCTGGGACCACTCGACCGGCTACCTCCGGCGGATCCTCGCCGACGTGTGGGGCGCCGACCTGACCGTGGTCGAGCGCGAGTTCACCCTGGTCGGGGTCAACCCGGCGCTCGACGACTTCGCCGATCTCGCCGCGTCCATGCACGCAGAGGCCCGGTCCGCTGCGCAGGAGGCCGGAAAGGCGTTGGCCGTCAGCGCCTGA
- a CDS encoding CaiB/BaiF CoA transferase family protein, whose amino-acid sequence MPPAPTDPTPSAPAPLAGVRILDLSQVMAGPWATQLLGDLGADVIKIEPPGGGDQARRSFTTTAGDSAGDNAAFRAVNRNKRSVVIDLRTPEGQAVLHRLARSADVVVENFRPGVAERLGADAATLHTIDPRLVVLSLSGFGTPDEPDPDTDILSRRPGFDLVAQAMTGLMSITGTAGGEPVKVGVPITDLTSGMFGVIGLLAALRNRELTGRGDHVRTSLYQAGLALLLWESASFWTTGDEPGPTGAGHRLLAPYEALRTKDSHVVVAANNDKLWRQFLDVLGLPALAGDPRFATNADRLAHRSELAHALEARLITRTTDDWVDALTSAGLPAAPVRTVGQALSDPHTRALKMVGTVEHPVVGTQRVLGVPFRSSAGTSWPGTAAPAVGQDTRDVLSAAGFSDAEIETLATAGTVVEGDPYPVTEGRS is encoded by the coding sequence GTGCCCCCCGCACCGACCGACCCCACGCCGTCCGCACCCGCCCCGCTCGCCGGCGTCCGGATCCTCGACCTCAGCCAGGTGATGGCCGGCCCCTGGGCCACCCAGCTGCTGGGCGACCTCGGCGCCGACGTGATCAAGATCGAGCCGCCCGGCGGTGGGGACCAGGCCCGGCGCAGCTTCACCACGACGGCCGGCGATTCCGCCGGCGACAACGCCGCCTTCCGCGCCGTCAACCGGAACAAGCGCAGCGTGGTCATCGACCTGCGCACACCCGAGGGGCAGGCCGTCCTGCACCGGCTGGCCCGCTCCGCCGATGTCGTCGTGGAGAACTTCCGGCCCGGGGTGGCGGAGCGGCTCGGCGCCGACGCGGCCACCCTGCACACGATCGACCCGCGTCTGGTGGTGCTGTCGCTGTCCGGCTTCGGCACCCCGGACGAGCCCGACCCGGACACCGACATCCTCTCCCGACGGCCGGGTTTCGACCTCGTGGCGCAGGCGATGACCGGCCTGATGTCGATCACCGGGACCGCCGGCGGCGAACCGGTCAAGGTGGGGGTGCCGATCACCGACCTGACCTCGGGCATGTTCGGGGTGATCGGCCTGCTGGCGGCGCTGCGGAACCGGGAGCTCACCGGTCGTGGCGACCATGTCCGGACCAGCCTCTACCAGGCCGGGCTCGCCCTTCTCCTCTGGGAGTCGGCCTCGTTCTGGACCACCGGAGATGAACCTGGCCCGACCGGCGCCGGACACCGACTTCTCGCCCCCTACGAGGCACTCCGCACCAAGGACAGCCACGTCGTGGTCGCCGCGAACAACGACAAGCTGTGGCGGCAGTTCCTCGACGTACTGGGGCTGCCGGCACTGGCCGGCGACCCCCGATTCGCCACCAACGCGGACCGCCTCGCGCACCGCAGCGAACTGGCCCACGCGCTCGAGGCACGCCTGATCACCCGGACCACCGACGACTGGGTCGACGCGCTGACCTCCGCGGGCCTGCCGGCCGCGCCGGTCCGCACCGTCGGGCAGGCACTCTCCGACCCGCACACCCGGGCGCTGAAGATGGTCGGCACCGTCGAACACCCCGTCGTCGGCACCCAGCGGGTGCTGGGGGTGCCGTTCCGCTCGTCGGCCGGCACCTCCTGGCCGGGCACCGCGGCCCCCGCCGTCGGCCAGGACACCCGGGACGTGCTGTCCGCCGCCGGTTTCAGCGATGCGGAGATCGAGACCCTTGCCACCGCCGGGACCGTCGTCGAGGGCGATCCGTACCCCGTGACGGAGGGACGGTCGTGA
- a CDS encoding alpha/beta hydrolase fold domain-containing protein, translating into MPRRRTGAGVVALDDVTAEFVAGAARPPHLYEVGVSDGRAALAQMQAPVGGEVRRLDVPVRGGATVPCAVLPGTTPGAVVVYLHGGGWVMGGHHTHAAFAAEIAAGTGATVVVPEYANAPEYRYPVALHQVSDVIDWVAGKGAGELGTEAVALVGDCAGATLAAAALLSWDGPVLPEVIRCAVLVHPLARPAPDDRSATDFADGFGLRLRDVRHLWQQYAPRPSDRDDPSCDPMAAMRPRSGLPPILLITAECDVNRDRAEDFASRLRQAGAPVTAVRYLAAVHDFLVLDALRPSVISRSARTQVADFLAGHLGAVPALQSQPCAGTG; encoded by the coding sequence ATGCCACGACGGCGGACGGGTGCCGGTGTCGTCGCCCTGGACGACGTGACCGCCGAGTTCGTCGCGGGGGCGGCCCGACCGCCGCACCTGTACGAGGTGGGCGTGAGCGACGGACGGGCGGCGCTCGCCCAGATGCAGGCGCCGGTCGGTGGTGAGGTGCGCCGGCTGGACGTGCCGGTCCGCGGCGGAGCGACCGTCCCCTGCGCCGTGCTGCCGGGGACGACGCCGGGCGCGGTCGTCGTGTACCTGCACGGGGGCGGCTGGGTCATGGGCGGCCACCACACGCACGCAGCCTTCGCTGCCGAGATCGCCGCGGGCACCGGCGCAACCGTGGTGGTGCCGGAGTACGCCAACGCTCCGGAGTATCGTTATCCCGTTGCGCTGCATCAGGTCTCGGATGTGATCGACTGGGTGGCCGGGAAGGGGGCTGGTGAGCTCGGTACCGAGGCGGTGGCGCTGGTCGGAGACTGCGCCGGGGCGACACTGGCTGCCGCTGCCCTCCTCTCGTGGGACGGTCCGGTGCTGCCGGAGGTGATCCGGTGCGCGGTGCTGGTCCACCCGTTGGCAAGGCCTGCACCCGACGACAGGTCGGCCACGGACTTCGCCGACGGCTTCGGCCTCCGCCTGCGGGACGTGCGCCACCTCTGGCAGCAGTACGCACCGCGCCCCTCGGACCGGGACGATCCGTCCTGCGACCCGATGGCCGCCATGCGCCCCCGGTCCGGCCTCCCGCCGATCCTGCTGATCACCGCAGAGTGCGATGTGAACCGGGATCGCGCCGAGGACTTCGCCTCTCGCCTCCGGCAGGCCGGTGCTCCGGTCACCGCCGTCAGGTATCTCGCGGCGGTGCATGACTTCCTGGTGCTCGACGCGCTCCGTCCGTCGGTCATCTCCCGGTCCGCCCGGACACAGGTGGCGGACTTCCTCGCCGGCCACCTCGGTGCCGTTCCTGCTCTGCAATCCCAACCCTGCGCCGGTACGGGGTGA
- a CDS encoding DNA-formamidopyrimidine glycosylase family protein: protein MPEGDTIFALAKRLRAALDGRQIVRGELRVPEHGGDRIAGLTIREHDTHGKHLLTRFTEGLTLHTHLRMTGSWTITSPGKRLPGRLMPDVRVLMGLDNGTTAYGILLPVVQLLDTRRESDAIGHLGPDPLRADWDPEEAVRRLAAAPERPLVVALLDQRNVAGFGNLWANELCFLRGRSPWTPVGEVDLPALVSLGARALRRSATEPGAMQVTTGDRRRGEQHWVSGRAGRPCKRCGTIVRKVDEVRGDPEQRYTWWCPHCQPGPAPA from the coding sequence ATGCCCGAGGGAGACACCATCTTCGCGTTGGCCAAGCGCCTGCGCGCGGCGCTGGACGGGCGGCAGATCGTCCGCGGCGAGCTCCGGGTCCCGGAGCACGGCGGCGACCGGATCGCCGGGCTCACCATCCGCGAGCACGACACCCACGGCAAACATCTGCTCACCAGGTTCACCGAGGGCCTCACCCTGCACACCCATCTGCGGATGACCGGCTCGTGGACGATCACCTCGCCCGGCAAACGTCTCCCCGGCCGGTTGATGCCGGACGTACGGGTGCTGATGGGGCTGGACAACGGCACCACGGCCTACGGGATCCTGCTCCCGGTGGTGCAACTGCTCGACACCCGGCGCGAGTCCGATGCGATCGGACACCTGGGCCCCGATCCGCTCCGGGCCGACTGGGATCCGGAGGAGGCCGTCCGCAGACTGGCCGCGGCTCCGGAGCGACCGCTGGTCGTGGCCCTGCTGGACCAGCGCAACGTGGCCGGGTTCGGCAACCTGTGGGCGAACGAACTGTGTTTCCTCCGGGGACGCAGCCCGTGGACACCGGTGGGCGAGGTCGATCTGCCCGCCCTGGTCTCCCTCGGGGCCCGTGCGCTGCGCCGGTCCGCCACCGAACCCGGCGCGATGCAGGTGACCACCGGCGACCGGCGCCGCGGCGAGCAGCACTGGGTCAGCGGCCGGGCAGGTCGGCCGTGCAAGCGTTGCGGGACGATTGTCCGGAAGGTCGACGAGGTCCGGGGCGACCCCGAGCAGCGGTACACCTGGTGGTGCCCGCACTGCCAGCCCGGCCCGGCCCCGGCATGA
- a CDS encoding AAA family ATPase, with translation MTRPDRVGASGQPRLLGRDLELSRLVGMTDGTYVGESLAVVGGPAGIGKSALLDALAAQVPGRRVLRFQGNRALGLVPFGLVAGLIGALLSDALPLAPLHRDVLVRIASGGRAGGVDQGKLRAAVASLMEMVGQEEPLLLLIDDLHEVDPGSTAVLLAGAGRVVPAHAVTVLAVRGRVPEPVPDAIEIELAALDEPDAGRVLDELPEPPTGRRRLELLRTAGGNPLALVELGRRPANTVVLQDPSGGRVALGELLGDVFGASAAGLPDRTRRALLLAAAGETRQQVLHAPEVGIRRDDWDPAEAAGIVTVSAGLVRFCHPLMGLAVYEKAPAADRREAHLVLAAAASTEPGLASWHRAAATTGKDPLLAEDLGKYAEEVLAAGDAMTAASVLERAVALTADARETAIRRLRAAELAGSVGQVAWVADLIADEVTTTPFPDIRIRVAALLGWLHMMDDRPSAALEVLMPVAEQVDLGDPILAILFLGTGALPAYSTGDRHDLERFARACGAVRQLVTGIPPGILWPLSMALPSDEILAEVLHTAPRPVVVDHDSFMGAANLGACCLVLDETSLSIAHLEPPRDLLARGVAFNPALSTFAAVGWAYLDAARLTAAEHNALLSLQLNEYLRVPMVTAVATVQLAIVAILRGGPDEDIVVGRAAAERSGTMAVRSQLRWAEGRAAAAAGDPRRAWTLLRGLYAADGVALHRHVGALAVADLCSAAVEVGEQETARMVLDRLTQSGRWVSRRSRLLLERAAAVLSDDPADGARRLRVIVDDPAAAEWPLERGLSLLDLAGCLHRARSPREERKVLQEAASQLEDVGADAWRATLPGRMRAAGDRSPDVVPRGGLAQLTDQQQAIVRLAAGGLSNAEIAERLFLSTRTVGSHLYRSFPKLGVTHRSQLAAIVEAEESP, from the coding sequence ATGACACGGCCGGACAGGGTGGGTGCCTCCGGACAGCCACGCCTCCTCGGCCGCGACCTGGAACTGTCCCGGCTGGTGGGGATGACCGACGGGACGTACGTCGGAGAATCCCTTGCCGTGGTGGGTGGCCCCGCCGGCATCGGCAAGTCCGCTCTGCTGGATGCGCTGGCCGCACAGGTCCCGGGACGGCGGGTGCTGAGGTTCCAGGGGAACCGTGCCCTGGGCCTGGTGCCTTTCGGTCTGGTGGCCGGACTGATCGGTGCGCTTCTGTCCGATGCGCTCCCGCTGGCGCCGCTGCACCGCGACGTACTCGTCCGCATCGCCTCCGGTGGCCGGGCCGGCGGCGTCGACCAGGGAAAGCTCCGAGCCGCCGTCGCCTCGTTGATGGAGATGGTCGGGCAGGAAGAACCGCTGCTGCTGCTGATCGACGACCTGCACGAGGTCGATCCGGGATCCACAGCGGTGCTGCTGGCCGGCGCCGGTCGGGTGGTCCCGGCCCATGCCGTCACGGTGCTCGCCGTCCGCGGGCGCGTGCCCGAGCCGGTCCCGGATGCGATCGAGATCGAACTCGCCGCCCTTGATGAGCCCGATGCCGGCCGAGTGCTCGACGAGCTCCCCGAGCCCCCGACCGGCCGTCGGCGGCTGGAACTGCTCCGTACCGCCGGTGGCAACCCCCTCGCTCTTGTCGAACTCGGCCGGCGTCCGGCGAACACCGTTGTTCTGCAGGACCCTTCAGGTGGGCGGGTGGCGCTGGGCGAGCTGTTGGGCGACGTCTTCGGCGCCTCGGCCGCAGGTCTGCCCGACCGGACGCGGCGCGCCCTGCTGCTGGCCGCGGCGGGAGAGACCAGGCAGCAGGTGCTCCACGCACCCGAGGTCGGCATCCGGCGGGACGACTGGGATCCGGCAGAAGCAGCAGGAATCGTTACCGTGTCCGCGGGACTGGTGCGCTTCTGCCATCCCTTGATGGGGTTGGCCGTCTACGAGAAGGCTCCGGCGGCGGACCGCCGCGAGGCGCATCTGGTGCTGGCCGCCGCGGCCTCGACGGAACCCGGACTCGCGTCCTGGCATCGTGCGGCTGCGACGACCGGGAAGGACCCGCTGCTGGCCGAGGACCTCGGGAAGTACGCCGAGGAGGTGCTCGCGGCCGGCGACGCGATGACCGCCGCGTCGGTGCTGGAGCGTGCGGTCGCACTGACGGCGGATGCTCGCGAGACGGCGATCCGGCGGCTGCGGGCGGCCGAACTCGCCGGCTCCGTCGGCCAGGTCGCCTGGGTCGCGGACCTCATCGCCGACGAGGTCACCACCACCCCCTTCCCGGACATCCGGATCCGGGTCGCTGCACTGCTCGGCTGGTTGCACATGATGGACGACCGGCCGTCCGCCGCTCTCGAGGTGCTGATGCCGGTGGCCGAGCAGGTCGACCTGGGTGACCCGATCCTGGCGATCCTCTTCCTGGGCACGGGGGCGCTGCCCGCCTACTCGACCGGCGACCGACACGACCTCGAACGGTTCGCCCGGGCCTGCGGCGCGGTCCGGCAGCTGGTGACGGGGATCCCGCCGGGCATTCTGTGGCCGCTGTCGATGGCGCTGCCGAGCGACGAGATCCTGGCCGAGGTCCTGCACACCGCTCCACGACCTGTTGTCGTCGACCACGATTCGTTCATGGGGGCCGCCAATCTCGGGGCGTGTTGCCTGGTCCTCGACGAGACGTCCTTGTCCATCGCCCATCTCGAGCCACCCCGGGACCTTCTGGCCCGCGGCGTGGCCTTCAACCCGGCACTGTCCACCTTCGCTGCCGTGGGCTGGGCCTACCTGGACGCTGCCCGGCTGACTGCTGCCGAGCACAACGCCCTGTTGTCGTTGCAGCTCAACGAGTACCTGCGGGTTCCGATGGTGACCGCGGTGGCCACCGTCCAACTGGCGATCGTGGCGATACTGCGGGGCGGCCCGGACGAGGACATCGTGGTCGGCCGGGCTGCTGCCGAACGGTCCGGGACGATGGCGGTCCGGTCGCAGTTGCGGTGGGCGGAAGGGCGGGCCGCGGCGGCCGCCGGCGACCCACGCCGGGCGTGGACACTCCTGCGCGGCCTGTACGCGGCGGACGGCGTCGCACTCCACCGGCATGTCGGCGCCCTGGCGGTCGCCGATTTGTGTTCCGCAGCGGTCGAGGTCGGGGAACAGGAGACCGCTCGGATGGTCCTGGACCGGCTCACGCAGTCAGGTCGTTGGGTCTCCCGGCGTTCCCGGCTGCTGCTGGAACGGGCCGCCGCTGTGCTGTCCGACGACCCGGCCGATGGTGCTCGTCGGCTGCGGGTGATCGTCGACGACCCGGCTGCCGCGGAGTGGCCGCTGGAACGTGGGCTCTCCCTGCTGGATCTCGCCGGATGCCTGCACCGCGCGAGAAGTCCCCGTGAGGAGCGGAAAGTGCTGCAGGAGGCGGCATCCCAGCTCGAGGACGTCGGTGCGGACGCCTGGCGGGCCACGCTCCCGGGCCGGATGCGGGCGGCGGGCGATCGGAGTCCGGACGTGGTGCCCCGGGGCGGGCTGGCCCAGCTCACCGACCAACAGCAGGCCATCGTGCGGCTGGCCGCCGGCGGCCTCAGCAATGCCGAGATCGCCGAGCGACTCTTCCTGTCCACCCGCACCGTCGGGTCGCACCTCTACCGGTCGTTCCCGAAACTCGGTGTCACACACCGGTCCCAGCTCGCCGCGATCGTCGAGGCGGAGGAGTCGCCGTGA
- a CDS encoding carboxylesterase/lipase family protein, producing the protein MITGLVAVMTLLVGCSGAPDGNGATGALQASPTSTSAGAPDLSTPATTVPTPGQVTDTSSPDPADAPVDTTTGTLRGKEAGATHEYLGIRFASPPTGARRWTLPEPAPDTDEVLAADAPGPACPQSDDIALAAGESDEDCLFLNVTVPTRPSTSPRPVMVWWHGGGFTSGSGSQYDARRLADQGDVVVVTANYRLGMFGYLALPGLPGSGNFGFADQLAALAWAKGNATAFGGDPDNITVFGESAGGTSVCAALTSPAAAGLIDKAIFSSGSCRLSWPAGTLFPGLPATASLIPLKDAETIGVGAAKAAGCDGSGVLDCLRRLPVATVVDQAAAFGNPLAYGTDLLPERPADAVVAGRSLPVPVISGGNLDEQRSFVGGLLLTDPDAVSVTNYGALVRASFGEHASAVLDEYPLQAYDSAALAWSTLVTDVAWACTTTRGARELAAAGATVYSYEFADRTAPDVSGVASSGLPQGAAHATDLPYLFDLGGKSLVTRTGQGELAETMVELWTSFARTGTPSSGRVASWPATTGDSSPVLQLGNPDIGLVDHRAEHKCAFWESVGQG; encoded by the coding sequence GTGATCACCGGACTGGTGGCAGTGATGACCCTGCTGGTCGGCTGCTCGGGCGCGCCTGACGGGAACGGCGCGACCGGGGCCCTGCAGGCCTCCCCGACCTCGACGTCCGCCGGCGCGCCTGACCTGTCGACCCCGGCGACCACGGTGCCGACCCCGGGGCAGGTCACGGACACCAGCTCACCCGACCCGGCGGACGCGCCTGTCGACACCACGACCGGCACCTTGCGCGGCAAGGAGGCCGGCGCCACCCACGAGTATCTCGGCATCAGGTTCGCGAGCCCGCCCACCGGCGCGCGTCGGTGGACGCTGCCCGAGCCGGCACCTGACACCGACGAGGTGCTCGCCGCGGATGCACCAGGGCCCGCGTGCCCTCAGAGCGACGACATCGCCCTGGCAGCAGGTGAATCGGACGAAGACTGTCTCTTCCTGAACGTCACCGTGCCGACCCGACCGAGCACGAGCCCGCGCCCGGTCATGGTCTGGTGGCACGGCGGCGGGTTCACCAGCGGTTCCGGATCGCAGTACGACGCACGACGGCTGGCCGATCAGGGAGACGTCGTGGTGGTGACGGCGAACTACCGGCTGGGCATGTTCGGCTACCTGGCCCTTCCCGGGCTGCCGGGCTCCGGGAACTTCGGTTTCGCCGATCAACTCGCGGCGCTGGCCTGGGCCAAGGGGAACGCGACGGCCTTCGGCGGCGATCCGGACAACATCACGGTGTTCGGCGAATCGGCCGGCGGCACGTCGGTCTGTGCGGCGCTGACCTCGCCCGCAGCCGCAGGTCTCATCGACAAGGCGATCTTCTCCTCCGGATCCTGTCGCCTCTCCTGGCCGGCCGGGACGTTGTTCCCCGGTCTCCCGGCGACGGCCTCGCTGATCCCGCTGAAGGACGCGGAAACGATCGGCGTGGGAGCCGCGAAGGCCGCCGGCTGCGACGGTTCCGGGGTCCTCGACTGCCTGCGCCGACTACCTGTCGCCACGGTGGTCGATCAGGCCGCCGCATTCGGCAACCCGCTCGCCTACGGCACCGATCTGCTGCCGGAACGTCCCGCTGACGCCGTGGTCGCCGGCCGCTCACTTCCGGTACCGGTCATCAGCGGCGGCAACCTCGACGAACAGCGATCGTTCGTCGGTGGTCTGCTGCTCACCGATCCGGACGCGGTGTCGGTCACCAACTACGGTGCGCTGGTCCGCGCCTCGTTCGGGGAGCACGCCTCGGCCGTGCTGGACGAGTACCCCTTGCAGGCCTACGATTCCGCGGCTCTGGCCTGGTCGACATTGGTCACCGACGTCGCGTGGGCGTGCACCACGACCAGAGGAGCACGCGAACTCGCGGCCGCCGGGGCGACCGTCTACAGCTACGAGTTCGCCGACCGCACCGCGCCGGACGTCAGCGGCGTCGCATCCTCCGGTCTGCCCCAGGGTGCAGCGCACGCCACGGATCTGCCGTACCTGTTCGATCTGGGTGGCAAGTCCCTGGTGACCCGCACCGGTCAGGGCGAACTCGCGGAGACCATGGTCGAGTTGTGGACCTCCTTCGCGCGCACCGGCACCCCGTCCTCCGGTCGCGTCGCTTCATGGCCGGCGACCACCGGGGACTCGTCGCCGGTGCTACAGCTCGGAAATCCCGACATCGGCCTCGTCGACCACCGTGCCGAGCACAAGTGCGCCTTCTGGGAGTCGGTGGGGCAGGGCTGA
- a CDS encoding DUF2256 and DUF3253 domain-containing protein: MAVPTKSCVVCGRTITWRKKWERNWDEIRYCSERCRRHKVSPADTALESEILRLLDERAAGATICPSEVARNLGGKDWRASMEPARQAARRLVAAGEVEITQGGAVVDPSTAKGPIRIRKVRRG; the protein is encoded by the coding sequence ATGGCGGTGCCGACGAAATCGTGCGTGGTGTGCGGGCGCACGATCACCTGGCGGAAGAAGTGGGAGCGGAACTGGGACGAGATCCGGTACTGCTCGGAGAGGTGCCGGCGGCACAAGGTGTCTCCGGCGGACACGGCGCTCGAGTCGGAGATCCTGCGGCTGCTGGACGAGCGCGCGGCAGGGGCGACGATCTGCCCCAGCGAGGTCGCCCGGAACCTGGGCGGCAAGGACTGGCGGGCGTCGATGGAGCCGGCGCGGCAGGCCGCCCGCAGGCTGGTGGCCGCCGGTGAGGTCGAGATCACCCAGGGCGGAGCGGTTGTCGACCCGAGTACGGCGAAAGGACCGATCCGGATCCGGAAGGTCCGGCGCGGGTGA
- a CDS encoding alpha/beta fold hydrolase — MTVVVRAGVLEVAVERSGVIGGPPVVLLHGFPYDPRCYDEVARLLGDAGMDVVVPYLRGYGPTRFVDPATPRSGQQAALAHDLLALIDALDLASPIVAGYDWGGRAACLVAALWPERVSGLVTVSGYNVQDIAAEAAPKDPTVEQILWYQYYLHGERGRRGLEAHRGAYARLLWQDWSPTWTFTDDDFAATVASFDNPDFVDVVVHSYRHRFGLVPGDPVYQPTEDLIARQPAITVPTVVLDGRHDTVRPPQDRGSHEQHFTHLVDHRVVDAGHNPPQENPAVFARAVLDLLH; from the coding sequence GTGACCGTCGTCGTCCGGGCGGGAGTCCTGGAAGTCGCCGTCGAGCGGTCCGGAGTGATCGGCGGACCTCCGGTCGTGCTGCTGCACGGCTTCCCCTACGACCCGCGTTGCTACGACGAGGTCGCCCGGCTGCTCGGTGATGCGGGCATGGACGTCGTGGTGCCGTACCTGCGCGGCTACGGTCCGACCCGGTTCGTGGACCCGGCGACGCCGCGATCGGGTCAGCAGGCCGCACTCGCCCACGATCTGTTGGCGCTGATCGATGCGCTCGATCTGGCGTCGCCGATCGTCGCCGGGTACGACTGGGGCGGTCGGGCCGCCTGTCTGGTCGCCGCCCTGTGGCCGGAGCGGGTGTCCGGGCTGGTGACCGTGTCCGGCTACAACGTCCAGGACATCGCGGCGGAGGCGGCGCCGAAGGACCCAACCGTGGAGCAGATCCTCTGGTACCAGTACTACCTGCACGGCGAACGGGGCCGACGGGGGCTCGAGGCGCACCGGGGGGCCTACGCGCGACTGCTCTGGCAGGACTGGTCGCCGACCTGGACGTTCACCGATGACGATTTCGCCGCCACCGTAGCATCTTTCGACAATCCCGATTTCGTCGATGTGGTGGTGCACTCCTACCGGCACCGGTTCGGGTTGGTGCCCGGCGACCCGGTCTACCAGCCGACGGAGGACCTGATCGCCCGGCAGCCGGCCATCACCGTGCCGACCGTGGTCCTCGACGGCCGGCACGACACGGTCCGGCCGCCGCAGGACCGCGGCAGTCACGAGCAGCACTTCACCCACCTCGTCGACCACCGGGTCGTCGACGCCGGCCACAACCCACCGCAGGAGAACCCGGCCGTGTTCGCCCGGGCAGTCCTCGACCTGCTGCACTGA